Within Myxococcus fulvus, the genomic segment CGAGCGGCTCAGCCGCCCGCGCCGCGCCTCCGCCCAGCCGTCCTCCGAGGACGCTTCATGTACTTGATGGAGTCCACGGAAGAGGGCCGTCGGCTGCTCGCGCAGGAAGGCGCGTCCGGCTACGTGCGGACCCTCCTGGGCTCCACGGGGCTCGTCACCGGCACGCGCGCGCTCGACGCGGGCTGCGGCCCCGGTGGCATCTCCGAGACGATGGCGGACCTGGTCGGCCCCACCGGCCAGGTGACGGGCGTGGACCTCAACGAGGACCGGCTGCGCGAGGCCTCCCTGCGCAACGCCCACCGTCCCTGGCTGCGCTTCCATCAGGCGGACATCCGCCGCACCGGGTTGCCGGACGCGTCGGTGGACTACGTCTGGAGCCAGTACGTCTTCGAGTACCTGCCGGACCGGCCCGTGGCGCTCGCGGAGCTGATGCGCGTCACCCGGCCCGGCGGCAAGGTGGTGGTGTCGGACATCGACGGGCTGGGCTTCCAGAACTGGCCCTTCTCCGACGCGCTGCGTGACGGCACCCAGCGCATCGTCGACGCGCTGGCCACGCGGGGGTTCGACCTGCACGTCGGGCGCAAGCTCTTCTCGGAGTTCCGCGAGGCGGGGCTGGTGGACGTGAAGGTGCACCTGCTGCCGTTCTACCTGGTGGCCGGGGCCGCGGACGCCCGGCTGATGCGGGACTGGGA encodes:
- a CDS encoding methyltransferase domain-containing protein; amino-acid sequence: MYLMESTEEGRRLLAQEGASGYVRTLLGSTGLVTGTRALDAGCGPGGISETMADLVGPTGQVTGVDLNEDRLREASLRNAHRPWLRFHQADIRRTGLPDASVDYVWSQYVFEYLPDRPVALAELMRVTRPGGKVVVSDIDGLGFQNWPFSDALRDGTQRIVDALATRGFDLHVGRKLFSEFREAGLVDVKVHLLPFYLVAGAADARLMRDWEVRFAALAPVAAPAFGGMEPYQAHCRDFLAMLADPAGLKYAVTLVTEGTRP